The DNA region ACCGGCCGCCGGATACCCAGGGTGCGCGTGGGGATGGTAAGAGGTGCGATGTTCTTCCTGTTCATGAAAGCCTCACTCTCGATGGAAGATTAATTTAATTATAACATAAATTATAAAAAAAGTAAACATCAAGAAAGTGAGATATTTCATATGCACAAAGAACTTATAAGGGGTATTGGTATTTTGAAGCCGGTGGTATAATTGATACCAGTTATGGTTTTCGATAAATTGCGAAATAAAGTTCAGGATAAAACTATTGATAATTACGTAGTTGGTCTTGATATTGGAACAGAATATGTAAAGGCGCTTATTGCTAAGATTAACAATGACAACCTCGAAATCGTAGGGGTGGGCAGAGCACACCAAGCGATCAGTGATATGCATAGTGGCGCTATTGCCGATATTTCGGGGGTAGTAAAAAACTGCGAAGAAGCACTTGCAGATGCCGAAGATCAAGCGGGGTTACAGGCAAAGCGAGCGGTTATTGGTATCGCCGGAGAGCTGGTAAAAGGTGTCACAAATACTATCCGTTACCGTCGGCCGCAGCCCGATAAGCCGCTTGACGTTGCCGAAATGGAATTTATCATCGAAAAGGTACAAGAGCGCGCTCAGGGTAAGGCTCAGGCCCAGATCGCTCTTGAAACCGGTAACGAAGAAGTTGAGGTAAAGCTGGTTAACAGCGCGCTCGTGAGCATTCATATCGATGGCTACAAAGTATCCAACCCCATAGGGTTTCAAGGTCGGGACGTTGCCGTTCAAATCTATACGGCATTTGCTCCGATGGTGCATATTGGGGCACTAGAGCGAGTGGCAGACGAATTAGCGCTGGAGTTGGTTGCGGTTGCCGCCGAACCCTTTGCGGTGAGTCGAAGTGTGCTTGGTAACGATGCAAGTAGTAATTTCACCGCAATCTTAGTCGATATAGGAGGTGGAACGACAGACATTGCCGTCGTAAACGACGGCGGAGTTGAGGGAACGCGTATGTTTGGTATTGGTGGCCGAAGCTTTACGCGTACTATTGCAAGCGAAATGGAGCTTGGCTATCCCGAAGCTGAAAAACTCAAAGTTAATATTGAAAACTCTCAGATTAAACCAAGCGTCAAAAAGGAGGTCGAAGCGGCGGTCGATAAAACCCTCGATGTATGGCTTGCGGGTGTAGAGCTGGCGCTCAGTGAATTCGACTCGGTAGATCATTTACCAAACCGGATTCTATTATGTGGAGGTGGGGCAAGCTTGAAGCAGCTCACCGAAGCTCTCTCCGAGCGGGATTGGTGGAAAGAGCTGCCATTCACCAAGCGCCCAACGGTTCATCATATTTCCCCTGATGAAGTGATCGGTATCACAGACAACACTGGTGCCGCCAGCGACCATACTTTCATCACAGCCATGGGTCTTTTAAGAGTTGGCTATGATACAATGGTAGGCAGCACGGAAAGTGATACCATAAAAGAGAAACTTAACCGAATCCTTCGAATCTAACATGAATAAAGACGTCATATATATCGATGTAGAAGACGACATCACCGCGATTATCGGCAAGGTAAAAGACGCGAAAGAAAAAATTGTCGCACTTGTACCACCGAAAAGAGTGGGCGTTTTGCAAAGTGCGGTGAACCTTCGCCTGCTTTCGCGGGCTGCCGAGCAAGCAGATAAGAGACTTGTCGTCATTACGAATAACTCCGCCCTAACGGCGCTCGCCGCCGCGGCTAAAATTCCAATTGCTAAAAATCTTCAAAGCAAGCCGGAAGTGCCTGAAATTACGGCACTCGATGTTGATAACGAAGAAGATGTTATTGATGGTGCATCACTTCCTATAGGGGATCATGCCAGAACGGCTGGAGGCGCGCTTGGTAGTGCCGCTGTAAATGAAGCTATTCGAGAAAATGCGGCCGAAGACTCACCAAGAGCTGCGCCACCTACTCCGGGGAGTACTCCAGCTAAACCTCGCGTAAAGAGCGGTATTCGTGTACCTAATTTTAATAGTTTCCGTAAAAAGCTTATTTTTGGCATTGGCGGCGGCGTGTTGTTGGTTGCTTTCCTTATCTGGGCGATCTTTATTGCTCCGCGTGCTACAGTCATCATTACTGCTCGCACGACCGATTCGTCGGCGAATGCAAAAGTGGCGCTCGATCCAGCTGTCACGACGAGTTTTACAGCAAACAGCCTCAAGACGACCGTCCAACAGCAAAAGAAGGATGCCTCGGTAGAATTTGAAGCTACCGGATCAAAAGAGACAGGTGAAAAGGCAAAGGGCCAGATGACGCTTAATCGTACGTCCGTATCGAGCAATCCTATCTCGGTACCTGCCGGAACAAGTTTTAGCTATGGCAACTATACCTTTGTAAGCACTCAAAGCGCAACGTTGAATGGTACAACTATCGGTCCCGGCGGAATCGTCCAAGACTCTGCGACGGTTGGTGTTGTTGCCACGGCAATCGGTGACGACTATAACCTTTCGGCGCGAACATATCAATCAAGCGTCAGTGGGCTCAGCGCTCAAGGAAGCGATATGTCGGGTGGTAGTAAGCGACAAATCAAGGTGGTGAGTAACGATGACGTCCAAAAGGCGGCCGACCAAATTGCCCAACAAAGCAGTGATGACATAAAAAAGCAGCTCATGAAGCAGTTCGATGACACGTTTGTTGTGCTAGACCAATCGTTTAAGACGGATCGCGCTAACCCACAGGCTACGCCGGCTGTTGATCAGGAAGTGACCGCAGGAACCAAGCCCAAGCTGACTGTCAGTGTGACATACTCGCTATCTGGGGTAACCAAGGCAGATGTGAGTAAATATCTGGACGATTACTTCAAAAAACAGCTAGAGGGGACGAGTGACCAGCGAGTATACGACAACGGTAGTAGCAAGGCGACATTTAACGACCTTAATGCAAATGGCGCGGGCTTTACGGCTAATTTGGTTGCTACGGCCAAAATTGGACCAAAGATTGATGATAATGCCATTAAAGAGTCTGCCAAAGGAAAGCGCTACGGTGATATCCAGTCCTCGATAGAATCTATTCAGGGTGTTGATAATGTTGATGTGAAGTTCTTCCCTTTCTGGGTAAATGCTGCGCCAAACGATACAAATCGAATAAGCATAGAATTTAACCTGAATGGCGCTAAGTAAGACATACCTGGCGCTTGATGTGGGAGAGAAGCGTATCGGTGTCGCGGTGGGTGATACCATGGTGAAGATATCAGTTCCACTTGATACGGTTGAAGTAGATGGCAACGAAGTTGAAAAAATCGCCCGGCATATTGTACGGGAAAACCCGAACGCTGTTGTTGTAGGGTACCCTCGCAACCAGTCAGGTGAACCAACCGCTCAAACGACGTTTGTCGAAGCGTTTGCGGCCAAAATAAAAGATATTGCGCCCGAAATCATATTTCAAGATGAGTCATTAACCAGCGTATTGGCCGAAAACCGCCTTAAATCATATGGAAAACCGTACACGAAGGCTGATATTGATGCTCAGGCGGCGGCTCTCATTTTACAGGATTATTTGGAGCAGCATGCATGAATGACATTCTCCCTCCCAAGAGGCCGTTAAGTAGACCGGGTGGCGATGTTACACGTCGGCCTCGAACAGCACAAACCCCTGTGGCGAGCCTTCCTCCTCAACCACAGCTACCGCCCAAGCCTAATACCCCAGTTACTTCGACTCCAACGCAACAAGTGGCTCCAGCAGATTTAAAACCACCAAGAAAAGGTAAGAAAAAAGTAGTCATTTGGGTCATCGCTTCTATATTGTTTTGCATCGTAGCAATGGTCATCGCAGCATATATCTGGTATACCCAAGCGCTTCTTCCTGTTAATGCGAGCGACCAAAGCAAAGTGCGGGTAGAGATCGCCTCTGGGAGCTCACCGGATATAATTGGTAAAACACTTGAAGCTAAAAAACTTATAAAAAGCCAGGCTGCGTTTGATATCTATACACGAATTTCTGGGACGCGCTCTAAACTTCAGGCGGGTACGTATAATCTTTCGCCATCGGAGACGACAGAAGCTATCGTTTCTCACCTTGTCTCAGGGAAGGTTGATCAATACACTCTGACGTTCCTCCCTGGTGCAACTCTTCAGGAAAACAAAAAAGTCTTATTGAGTGCTGGCTTTAAGGGAGAAGATATCGATGCAGCATTTGTTAAAACGTACGACCACCCGCTTTTTACGGACAAACCCGAAGGTACGGACCTAGAAGGATATATATATGGAGAAACGTATGCTTTCAACAGTAGTGCGACACTTGAGTCTATTCTGATAACCACGTTCGATCACTATTATAAGGTAGTTAAGGAGGATAACCTTATTGATGGATTTAAACATCAAGGGTTAAATCTTTATCAAGGAATTACGCTTGCCTCTATCGTTCAGCGCGAAGTACCGACTTCTACTGACCAAAAGCAAGTGGCGCAGGTATTCTTTAAGCGGTTAAACACCGAGATGCAGTTAGGGTCCGATGTAACATACCAGTATGCGGCTAAAAAACTGGGAGTTGCGCCGACACCTAGCCTCGACTCGCCATATAACACCCGTAAGTATACCGGTTTGCCGCCCGGACCGATTGCTACACCGGGGCGATCGGCGCTCGATGCGGTAGCTAACCCGGCCAGCGGTGATTTCCTCTACTTCCTCAGTGGTGATGATGATAAGACATACTTCTCACATACCTCAGATGAGCATGAGGCGAATATTAGGGATCATTGTCAGGTGAAGTGCTCGATCTTGTAATTCTGGCTAATTCGCAAGCTCGGGTGATACTCGGCGGGGCAGCGCCCAGGGATCGGCTAATACAGTGAGGGTATTTGACAGAAAACACATTCTATAAAATAAATTGACATGTTTAGCAATAGTTGATAAAATAGGGGGTAGCACATTTGTGTGCTCGTCTACTCAGTATAGCTTTAGGGCTCTACCTGCGAGTGGGGAGTACGGGACATAAGTGAGCCTACCAGAATTGTCGTACGGATACTTGCTTTAAAGCATCTTCCCCTAATATCAGCTAATAAAAGGTCGATATGTATCCCGTTCTTTTGCGAGAAGAAAGACTCAGTACGGTAGACGCCTTTACAGTAATGTAAACGGCAGGAGAACGATTATTCGTGCATCAGATAATATCTTGGACTCATCCAAGGTTACCACTGCTGAGCTAAAACGTCAGATTTTTTCTCGACAGTTGGGCCACAAAAAGGCAAAATTATCACCGAAATCAACAACAATTGCGGCATATGCTGGAGTTTTCCTGCTTATCGTTTCTATGGTAGCGATCGGTTACCAACCACCTCAAAAAATGGATGTTGTCGCTAACGCGACGACAACCGACACGCAATCTGCCCTTACGACTCCTGAACAACCCTCGGTTGATCAGCTTGTTGCAACTAATGTTGCGGCCGGTATTGCTGAGCGTGCGGAGCTTCCAATTGCTTCAAACGTCGCCAACTTGTCCGTTTCGCTCTCTGCGGAAAGTGAACTTGCTCAGAGTAGCAATATCGTAAGTAAACCCCAGATTGTACAGCCGACCGCCGACGGTCGCGAGATGAAAAAATACACCTCAAAGGCTGGCGACAC from Candidatus Saccharimonadales bacterium includes:
- the mltG gene encoding endolytic transglycosylase MltG, whose amino-acid sequence is MNDILPPKRPLSRPGGDVTRRPRTAQTPVASLPPQPQLPPKPNTPVTSTPTQQVAPADLKPPRKGKKKVVIWVIASILFCIVAMVIAAYIWYTQALLPVNASDQSKVRVEIASGSSPDIIGKTLEAKKLIKSQAAFDIYTRISGTRSKLQAGTYNLSPSETTEAIVSHLVSGKVDQYTLTFLPGATLQENKKVLLSAGFKGEDIDAAFVKTYDHPLFTDKPEGTDLEGYIYGETYAFNSSATLESILITTFDHYYKVVKEDNLIDGFKHQGLNLYQGITLASIVQREVPTSTDQKQVAQVFFKRLNTEMQLGSDVTYQYAAKKLGVAPTPSLDSPYNTRKYTGLPPGPIATPGRSALDAVANPASGDFLYFLSGDDDKTYFSHTSDEHEANIRDHCQVKCSIL
- a CDS encoding cell division FtsA domain-containing protein, with the translated sequence MVFDKLRNKVQDKTIDNYVVGLDIGTEYVKALIAKINNDNLEIVGVGRAHQAISDMHSGAIADISGVVKNCEEALADAEDQAGLQAKRAVIGIAGELVKGVTNTIRYRRPQPDKPLDVAEMEFIIEKVQERAQGKAQAQIALETGNEEVEVKLVNSALVSIHIDGYKVSNPIGFQGRDVAVQIYTAFAPMVHIGALERVADELALELVAVAAEPFAVSRSVLGNDASSNFTAILVDIGGGTTDIAVVNDGGVEGTRMFGIGGRSFTRTIASEMELGYPEAEKLKVNIENSQIKPSVKKEVEAAVDKTLDVWLAGVELALSEFDSVDHLPNRILLCGGGASLKQLTEALSERDWWKELPFTKRPTVHHISPDEVIGITDNTGAASDHTFITAMGLLRVGYDTMVGSTESDTIKEKLNRILRI
- the ruvX gene encoding Holliday junction resolvase RuvX, which codes for MALSKTYLALDVGEKRIGVAVGDTMVKISVPLDTVEVDGNEVEKIARHIVRENPNAVVVGYPRNQSGEPTAQTTFVEAFAAKIKDIAPEIIFQDESLTSVLAENRLKSYGKPYTKADIDAQAAALILQDYLEQHA